The following are encoded together in the Mesoplodon densirostris isolate mMesDen1 chromosome 2, mMesDen1 primary haplotype, whole genome shotgun sequence genome:
- the MUTYH gene encoding adenine DNA glycosylase isoform X1 has translation MTPRSLACIVSAPAGLPLRLLTPLPQWGRGGASPPESPSGRTSVQTSRVWRGGASLARARSLLAGVGRFTARIGRSHAPWSSSGSWALEIVQESIMRKPRAAVGSRSRCRKQASSQEGREKRALSSRQAKPSAPDAGLARQQEEVRLQAAVSPYHLFRDTAEVTVFRKSLLSWYDREKRDLPWRRQVEGEVDLDRRAYAVWVSEVMLQQTQVATVIDYYTRWMQKWPTLQDLASASLEEVNQLWAGLGYYSRGRRLQEGARKVVEELGGHMPRTAETLQCLLPGVGRYTARAIASIAFGQATGVVDGNVVRVLCRVRAIGADPRSTLVSQQLWSLAQQLVEPARPGDFNQAAMELGATVCTPQRPLCSQCPVQSLCRARQRVEREQLSASRSPPGSRDVEECAPSTGQCQLCAPPTEPWDQTLGVANFPRKVSRRPPREECSATCVLEQPRALGGAQILLVQRPNSGLLAGLWEFPSVTAEPSGQHQRKALLRELQSWVGPLPATRLRHLGQVVHTFSHIKLTYQVYGLALEEQTQVTIVPPGARWLTREEFHTAAVSTAMKKALPLLSSLYFLCFLHVLSEPVTTCSVCTRANSQGPARVPKDPRCPPCPDGKSPAQASKSWIVSFGPTSPADAPSLNSAMPLEAPTP, from the exons ATGACACCAAGGTCCCTCGCTTGTATAGTCAGTGCGCCCGCGGGACTTCCTCTTCGTCTCCTCACTCCGCTCCCGCAGTGGGGACGGGGCGGGGCTTCGCCCCCGGAGTCGCCGTCTGGTCGGACTTCCGTTCAGACCTCCCGGGTCTGGCGCGGTGGAGCCAGCCTGGCGCGCGCTAGGAGCCTATTGGCTGGCGTGGGCCGGTTCACCGCCCGGATTGGCCGGAGCCACGCCCCTTGGAGTTCGTCAGGGAGCTGGGCGCTGGAGATCGTGCAGGAG TCAATCATGAGGAAGCCACGAGCAGCTGTGGGAAGTCGAAGTCGTTGCAGGAAGCAGGCATCCagccaggagggaagggagaaacgTGCCCTCAGCAGCAGGCAGGCCAAGCCGTCTGCACCTGACG CAGGCCTGGCCAGGCAGCAGGAGGAGGTGAGATTGCAGGCCGCTGTCTCCCCATACCATCTATTCAGAGACACAGCTGAGGTCACAGTCTTTCGGAAGAGCCTGCTGAGCTGGTATGACCGAGAGAAGCGGGACCTACCCTGGAGAAGGCAG gtggagggTGAGGTGGACCTGGACAGGCGGGCATACGCTG TGTGGGTCTCAGAGGTCATGCTGCAGCAGACCCAGGTTGCCACGGTGATCGACTATTATACCCGATGGATGCAG AAGTGGCCAACGCTGCAGGACCTGGCCAGTGCTTCCCTGGAG GAGGTAAACCAGCTCTGGGCTGGCCTGGGCTATTACTCTCGAGGCCGGCGGCTACAGGAAGGAGCCCGGAAG GTGGTAGAGGAGCTAGGGGGCCACATGCCACGTACAGCAGAGACCCTGCAGTGTCTCCTGCCTGGTGTGGGGCGGTACACAGCCAGAGCCATTGCTTCCATTGCCTTTGGCCAG GCAACCGGTGTGGTGGATGGGAATGTAGTACGGGTGCTATGCCGTGTCCGAGCCATTGGTGCTGATCCCCGCAGCACCCTTGTTTCCCAGCAGCTCTG GAGCCTAGCCCAGCAGCTGGTGGAGCCAGCCCGGCCAGGGGACTTTAATCAAGCAGCCATGGAGCTGGGGGCCACAGTGTGCACCCCGCAGCGCCCGCTCTGCAGCCAGTGCCCTGTGCAGAGCCTGTGCCGGGCACGCCAGAGG GTGGAGCGGGAGCAGCTCTCAGCCTCACGGAGCCCGCCAGGCAGTCGTGACGTGGAGGAGTGTG CTCCCAGCACTGGACAGTGCCAGCTGTGTGCGCCTCCCACAGAGCCCTGGGACCAGACCCTGGGAGTGGCCAACTTTCCCAGAAAGGTCAGCCGCAGGCCCCCCAGGGAGGAGTGCTCGGCCACCTGTGTCCTGGAGCAGCCCAGGGCCCTTGGTGGTGCCCAAATTCTGCTGGTGCAGAGGCCCAACTCAG GTCTGCTGGCAGGACTGTGGGAGTTCCCATCTGTGACCGCAGAGCCCTCAGGGCAGCACCAGCGCAAGGCCCTGCTGCGGGAACTGCAGAGTTGGGTTGGGCCCCTCCCGGCCACCCGCCTTCGGCACCTGGGACAG GTGGTCCACACCTTCTCTCACATCAAGCTGACATATCAAGTATACGGTCTGGCCCTGGAAGAACAGACCCAGGTGACCATCGTACCACCTGGAGCTCGCTGGCTGACCCGGGAGGAGTTTCACACCGCTGCTGTCTCCACCGCCATGAAAAAGGCACTACCTTTGTTGTCTTCGTTGTACTTTTTGTGTTTCCTACATGTTCTAAGTGAACCTGTTACTAC GTGTTCCGTGTGTACGAGGGCCAACAGCCAGGGACCTGCAAG
- the MUTYH gene encoding adenine DNA glycosylase isoform X2: protein MTPRSLACIVSAPAGLPLRLLTPLPQWGRGGASPPESPSGRTSVQTSRVWRGGASLARARSLLAGVGRFTARIGRSHAPWSSSGSWALEIVQESIMRKPRAAVGSRSRCRKQASSQEGREKRALSSRQAKPSAPDGLARQQEEVRLQAAVSPYHLFRDTAEVTVFRKSLLSWYDREKRDLPWRRQVEGEVDLDRRAYAVWVSEVMLQQTQVATVIDYYTRWMQKWPTLQDLASASLEEVNQLWAGLGYYSRGRRLQEGARKVVEELGGHMPRTAETLQCLLPGVGRYTARAIASIAFGQATGVVDGNVVRVLCRVRAIGADPRSTLVSQQLWSLAQQLVEPARPGDFNQAAMELGATVCTPQRPLCSQCPVQSLCRARQRVEREQLSASRSPPGSRDVEECAPSTGQCQLCAPPTEPWDQTLGVANFPRKVSRRPPREECSATCVLEQPRALGGAQILLVQRPNSGLLAGLWEFPSVTAEPSGQHQRKALLRELQSWVGPLPATRLRHLGQVVHTFSHIKLTYQVYGLALEEQTQVTIVPPGARWLTREEFHTAAVSTAMKKALPLLSSLYFLCFLHVLSEPVTTCSVCTRANSQGPARVPKDPRCPPCPDGKSPAQASKSWIVSFGPTSPADAPSLNSAMPLEAPTP, encoded by the exons ATGACACCAAGGTCCCTCGCTTGTATAGTCAGTGCGCCCGCGGGACTTCCTCTTCGTCTCCTCACTCCGCTCCCGCAGTGGGGACGGGGCGGGGCTTCGCCCCCGGAGTCGCCGTCTGGTCGGACTTCCGTTCAGACCTCCCGGGTCTGGCGCGGTGGAGCCAGCCTGGCGCGCGCTAGGAGCCTATTGGCTGGCGTGGGCCGGTTCACCGCCCGGATTGGCCGGAGCCACGCCCCTTGGAGTTCGTCAGGGAGCTGGGCGCTGGAGATCGTGCAGGAG TCAATCATGAGGAAGCCACGAGCAGCTGTGGGAAGTCGAAGTCGTTGCAGGAAGCAGGCATCCagccaggagggaagggagaaacgTGCCCTCAGCAGCAGGCAGGCCAAGCCGTCTGCACCTGACG GCCTGGCCAGGCAGCAGGAGGAGGTGAGATTGCAGGCCGCTGTCTCCCCATACCATCTATTCAGAGACACAGCTGAGGTCACAGTCTTTCGGAAGAGCCTGCTGAGCTGGTATGACCGAGAGAAGCGGGACCTACCCTGGAGAAGGCAG gtggagggTGAGGTGGACCTGGACAGGCGGGCATACGCTG TGTGGGTCTCAGAGGTCATGCTGCAGCAGACCCAGGTTGCCACGGTGATCGACTATTATACCCGATGGATGCAG AAGTGGCCAACGCTGCAGGACCTGGCCAGTGCTTCCCTGGAG GAGGTAAACCAGCTCTGGGCTGGCCTGGGCTATTACTCTCGAGGCCGGCGGCTACAGGAAGGAGCCCGGAAG GTGGTAGAGGAGCTAGGGGGCCACATGCCACGTACAGCAGAGACCCTGCAGTGTCTCCTGCCTGGTGTGGGGCGGTACACAGCCAGAGCCATTGCTTCCATTGCCTTTGGCCAG GCAACCGGTGTGGTGGATGGGAATGTAGTACGGGTGCTATGCCGTGTCCGAGCCATTGGTGCTGATCCCCGCAGCACCCTTGTTTCCCAGCAGCTCTG GAGCCTAGCCCAGCAGCTGGTGGAGCCAGCCCGGCCAGGGGACTTTAATCAAGCAGCCATGGAGCTGGGGGCCACAGTGTGCACCCCGCAGCGCCCGCTCTGCAGCCAGTGCCCTGTGCAGAGCCTGTGCCGGGCACGCCAGAGG GTGGAGCGGGAGCAGCTCTCAGCCTCACGGAGCCCGCCAGGCAGTCGTGACGTGGAGGAGTGTG CTCCCAGCACTGGACAGTGCCAGCTGTGTGCGCCTCCCACAGAGCCCTGGGACCAGACCCTGGGAGTGGCCAACTTTCCCAGAAAGGTCAGCCGCAGGCCCCCCAGGGAGGAGTGCTCGGCCACCTGTGTCCTGGAGCAGCCCAGGGCCCTTGGTGGTGCCCAAATTCTGCTGGTGCAGAGGCCCAACTCAG GTCTGCTGGCAGGACTGTGGGAGTTCCCATCTGTGACCGCAGAGCCCTCAGGGCAGCACCAGCGCAAGGCCCTGCTGCGGGAACTGCAGAGTTGGGTTGGGCCCCTCCCGGCCACCCGCCTTCGGCACCTGGGACAG GTGGTCCACACCTTCTCTCACATCAAGCTGACATATCAAGTATACGGTCTGGCCCTGGAAGAACAGACCCAGGTGACCATCGTACCACCTGGAGCTCGCTGGCTGACCCGGGAGGAGTTTCACACCGCTGCTGTCTCCACCGCCATGAAAAAGGCACTACCTTTGTTGTCTTCGTTGTACTTTTTGTGTTTCCTACATGTTCTAAGTGAACCTGTTACTAC GTGTTCCGTGTGTACGAGGGCCAACAGCCAGGGACCTGCAAG
- the MUTYH gene encoding adenine DNA glycosylase isoform X4 — MTPRSLACIVSAPAGLPLRLLTPLPQWGRGGASPPESPSGRTSVQTSRVWRGGASLARARSLLAGVGRFTARIGRSHAPWSSSGSWALEIVQESIMRKPRAAVGSRSRCRKQASSQEGREKRALSSRQAKPSAPDAGLARQQEEVRLQAAVSPYHLFRDTAEVTVFRKSLLSWYDREKRDLPWRRQVEGEVDLDRRAYAVWVSEVMLQQTQVATVIDYYTRWMQKWPTLQDLASASLEEVNQLWAGLGYYSRGRRLQEGARKVVEELGGHMPRTAETLQCLLPGVGRYTARAIASIAFGQATGVVDGNVVRVLCRVRAIGADPRSTLVSQQLWSLAQQLVEPARPGDFNQAAMELGATVCTPQRPLCSQCPVQSLCRARQRVEREQLSASRSPPGSRDVEECAPSTGQCQLCAPPTEPWDQTLGVANFPRKVSRRPPREECSATCVLEQPRALGGAQILLVQRPNSGLLAGLWEFPSVTAEPSGQHQRKALLRELQSWVGPLPATRLRHLGQVVHTFSHIKLTYQVYGLALEEQTQVTIVPPGARWLTREEFHTAAVSTAMKKALPLLSSLYFLCFLHVLSEPVTTCSVCTRANSQGPARYRQYEKCFTVKKKIPSLWTPVRFNFWHDEMEATTGP, encoded by the exons ATGACACCAAGGTCCCTCGCTTGTATAGTCAGTGCGCCCGCGGGACTTCCTCTTCGTCTCCTCACTCCGCTCCCGCAGTGGGGACGGGGCGGGGCTTCGCCCCCGGAGTCGCCGTCTGGTCGGACTTCCGTTCAGACCTCCCGGGTCTGGCGCGGTGGAGCCAGCCTGGCGCGCGCTAGGAGCCTATTGGCTGGCGTGGGCCGGTTCACCGCCCGGATTGGCCGGAGCCACGCCCCTTGGAGTTCGTCAGGGAGCTGGGCGCTGGAGATCGTGCAGGAG TCAATCATGAGGAAGCCACGAGCAGCTGTGGGAAGTCGAAGTCGTTGCAGGAAGCAGGCATCCagccaggagggaagggagaaacgTGCCCTCAGCAGCAGGCAGGCCAAGCCGTCTGCACCTGACG CAGGCCTGGCCAGGCAGCAGGAGGAGGTGAGATTGCAGGCCGCTGTCTCCCCATACCATCTATTCAGAGACACAGCTGAGGTCACAGTCTTTCGGAAGAGCCTGCTGAGCTGGTATGACCGAGAGAAGCGGGACCTACCCTGGAGAAGGCAG gtggagggTGAGGTGGACCTGGACAGGCGGGCATACGCTG TGTGGGTCTCAGAGGTCATGCTGCAGCAGACCCAGGTTGCCACGGTGATCGACTATTATACCCGATGGATGCAG AAGTGGCCAACGCTGCAGGACCTGGCCAGTGCTTCCCTGGAG GAGGTAAACCAGCTCTGGGCTGGCCTGGGCTATTACTCTCGAGGCCGGCGGCTACAGGAAGGAGCCCGGAAG GTGGTAGAGGAGCTAGGGGGCCACATGCCACGTACAGCAGAGACCCTGCAGTGTCTCCTGCCTGGTGTGGGGCGGTACACAGCCAGAGCCATTGCTTCCATTGCCTTTGGCCAG GCAACCGGTGTGGTGGATGGGAATGTAGTACGGGTGCTATGCCGTGTCCGAGCCATTGGTGCTGATCCCCGCAGCACCCTTGTTTCCCAGCAGCTCTG GAGCCTAGCCCAGCAGCTGGTGGAGCCAGCCCGGCCAGGGGACTTTAATCAAGCAGCCATGGAGCTGGGGGCCACAGTGTGCACCCCGCAGCGCCCGCTCTGCAGCCAGTGCCCTGTGCAGAGCCTGTGCCGGGCACGCCAGAGG GTGGAGCGGGAGCAGCTCTCAGCCTCACGGAGCCCGCCAGGCAGTCGTGACGTGGAGGAGTGTG CTCCCAGCACTGGACAGTGCCAGCTGTGTGCGCCTCCCACAGAGCCCTGGGACCAGACCCTGGGAGTGGCCAACTTTCCCAGAAAGGTCAGCCGCAGGCCCCCCAGGGAGGAGTGCTCGGCCACCTGTGTCCTGGAGCAGCCCAGGGCCCTTGGTGGTGCCCAAATTCTGCTGGTGCAGAGGCCCAACTCAG GTCTGCTGGCAGGACTGTGGGAGTTCCCATCTGTGACCGCAGAGCCCTCAGGGCAGCACCAGCGCAAGGCCCTGCTGCGGGAACTGCAGAGTTGGGTTGGGCCCCTCCCGGCCACCCGCCTTCGGCACCTGGGACAG GTGGTCCACACCTTCTCTCACATCAAGCTGACATATCAAGTATACGGTCTGGCCCTGGAAGAACAGACCCAGGTGACCATCGTACCACCTGGAGCTCGCTGGCTGACCCGGGAGGAGTTTCACACCGCTGCTGTCTCCACCGCCATGAAAAAGGCACTACCTTTGTTGTCTTCGTTGTACTTTTTGTGTTTCCTACATGTTCTAAGTGAACCTGTTACTAC GTGTTCCGTGTGTACGAGGGCCAACAGCCAGGGACCTGCAAG